In Xanthomonas theicola, a single genomic region encodes these proteins:
- a CDS encoding NAD(P)/FAD-dependent oxidoreductase has protein sequence MTRRQLLARIGLAGGGAMMYQAMHSLGLAAESRFAGVPRLDGDAKGASVLVLGAGLAGLTAAYELRKAGYRVQVLEYNARPGGRNWTLRGGDRYTELGGFEQQCGFDAGMYLNPGPWRIPHHHKAVLSYCKQFGVALEPFVQVNFNALLHSRDGFGGKPQRFRDIDADYKGHVAELLAKSTRQGALDAQVQREDQEILLESLRNWGALDKDFGYVKGRESSERRGFAKYPGGGLSGKPQFSEPFSAQDILRSRLWTTLAAGDNYEMQTAMFQPVGGMDQIGKAFARAVGDAIRYDARVTRIDQDARGVRVAYQDRAGAAQLATADWCVCTIPLSILSRIPLAVGEKMAAAIGQVPYAASVKVGLQFKRRFWEEDEAIYGGISYTDLPITLIGYPSTGFQSAGKGVLLGAYVWGLEAFEFTSMTPQQRVAKAVEYGTQLHPQYPREFDNGIAVGWHRVPFTHGCFGVWSDAARAEHYENLCRIDGRIALAGEHASYIPAWQEGAITSALDAIERLHRRVVNGARA, from the coding sequence ATGACCCGCCGCCAATTGCTCGCCAGGATCGGCCTGGCCGGCGGCGGCGCGATGATGTACCAGGCGATGCACAGCCTGGGCCTGGCGGCCGAATCGCGCTTCGCCGGCGTGCCGCGGCTGGACGGCGACGCCAAGGGCGCCTCGGTGCTGGTGCTCGGCGCCGGCCTGGCCGGGCTGACCGCGGCCTACGAACTGCGCAAGGCCGGCTACCGCGTGCAGGTGCTCGAGTACAACGCGCGTCCCGGCGGCCGCAACTGGACGCTGCGCGGCGGCGACCGCTACACCGAACTGGGCGGCTTCGAGCAGCAGTGCGGGTTCGACGCGGGCATGTACCTCAATCCCGGGCCGTGGCGCATCCCGCACCACCACAAGGCGGTGCTGTCCTACTGCAAGCAGTTCGGGGTGGCGCTGGAACCGTTCGTGCAGGTCAACTTCAATGCGCTGCTGCACAGCCGCGACGGCTTCGGCGGCAAGCCGCAACGCTTTCGCGACATCGACGCCGACTACAAGGGGCACGTGGCCGAACTGCTGGCCAAGAGCACCCGGCAGGGCGCGCTGGATGCGCAGGTGCAGCGCGAGGACCAGGAGATCCTGCTCGAGTCGCTGCGCAACTGGGGCGCGCTGGACAAGGACTTCGGCTACGTCAAGGGCCGCGAGAGCAGCGAACGCCGCGGCTTCGCCAAATATCCCGGCGGCGGCCTGTCCGGCAAGCCGCAGTTCTCCGAACCGTTCAGCGCCCAGGATATCCTGCGCTCGCGGCTGTGGACCACGCTGGCGGCCGGCGACAACTACGAGATGCAGACCGCGATGTTCCAGCCGGTCGGCGGCATGGACCAGATCGGCAAGGCGTTCGCGCGCGCGGTCGGCGATGCGATCCGCTACGACGCCCGGGTCACCCGCATCGACCAGGACGCGCGCGGGGTCCGCGTCGCCTACCAGGACCGCGCCGGCGCCGCGCAGCTGGCCACCGCCGACTGGTGCGTGTGCACGATCCCGCTGTCGATCCTCAGCCGCATCCCGCTCGCGGTGGGCGAGAAGATGGCCGCCGCGATCGGCCAGGTGCCCTACGCGGCCTCGGTGAAGGTCGGGCTGCAGTTCAAGCGCCGTTTCTGGGAAGAGGACGAGGCGATCTACGGCGGCATCAGCTACACCGACCTGCCGATCACCCTGATCGGCTATCCGAGCACCGGCTTCCAGAGCGCCGGCAAGGGCGTGCTGCTCGGCGCCTACGTGTGGGGGCTGGAGGCGTTCGAGTTCACCTCGATGACGCCGCAGCAACGCGTGGCCAAGGCGGTGGAGTACGGCACCCAGCTGCATCCGCAATATCCGCGCGAATTCGACAACGGCATCGCCGTGGGCTGGCACCGGGTGCCGTTCACCCACGGCTGCTTCGGCGTGTGGAGCGACGCCGCGCGCGCCGAGCACTACGAGAACCTGTGCCGGATCGACGGCCGCATCGCGCTCGCCGGTGAGCACGCCTCGTACATCCCGGCCTGGCAGGAAGGAGCCATCACTTCGGCGCTGGACGCGATCGAGCGCCTGCATCGCCGCGTCGTCAACGGAGCCCGCGCATGA
- a CDS encoding c-type cytochrome: MKLDRHWMLAAAVAAAVLALMLPPAIGPAAAQSSDATPLYPQATFATASGATVYAAICQGCHMPGGQGARGGGEYPPLAGNPKVAAAPYVAMMVLDGRGGMPGFGAMLNDQQVAEVVHYVRSQFGNDYPGRLSADEVRTLRH; this comes from the coding sequence ATGAAGCTGGATCGTCACTGGATGCTCGCCGCGGCGGTCGCCGCCGCCGTGCTCGCGCTGATGCTGCCGCCGGCGATCGGCCCGGCCGCGGCGCAGAGTTCCGATGCCACCCCGCTGTATCCGCAGGCCACGTTCGCCACCGCTTCCGGCGCCACCGTGTACGCGGCGATCTGCCAGGGCTGCCACATGCCCGGCGGGCAGGGCGCGCGCGGCGGCGGCGAGTATCCGCCGCTGGCCGGCAACCCCAAGGTGGCCGCGGCGCCGTACGTGGCGATGATGGTGCTCGACGGCCGCGGCGGCATGCCCGGCTTCGGCGCCATGCTCAACGACCAGCAGGTCGCCGAGGTGGTGCACTACGTGCGCAGCCAGTTCGGCAACGACTATCCCGGCAGGCTCAGCGCCGACGAGGTGCGCACGCTGCGGCATTGA
- the azu gene encoding azurin encodes MSFDQTQIKVAADCTEVALTLKHSGKLTAAVMGHNWVLTKTPDFQAVANAGTSSSLADNYLPKSDARIIAHTKVIGAGQSDTVKFSTAKLSKGGDYTFFCSFPGHWAMMKGKFVFG; translated from the coding sequence ATGTCCTTCGACCAGACCCAGATCAAGGTCGCCGCCGACTGCACCGAAGTGGCGCTGACCCTCAAGCACAGCGGCAAGCTCACCGCCGCGGTGATGGGCCACAACTGGGTGCTGACCAAGACCCCGGACTTCCAGGCGGTGGCCAATGCCGGCACCAGTTCCAGCCTGGCCGACAACTACCTGCCCAAGAGCGACGCGCGGATCATCGCGCACACCAAGGTGATCGGCGCCGGGCAGTCGGATACGGTCAAGTTCTCCACCGCCAAGTTGAGCAAGGGCGGCGACTACACGTTCTTCTGCTCGTTCCCGGGGCACTGGGCGATGATGAAGGGCAAGTTCGTGTTCGGTTGA
- a CDS encoding pyridoxal phosphate-dependent aminotransferase, whose amino-acid sequence MQQPSRSRRTFLKESALVAAAGLGTPWLAQAASGAAQAASADLAPVLINANEYPGGPSPAAQRAIAAIASSGGRYLGELQLELLQTLAAQLGVGIDHLMAYAGSTEPLDYTMLAFTSPSASLVTADPTFESGWRAAARNGAKVIKIPLRKDDAHDVQAMCAADANAGVLYICNPNNPTGSVAARKDLDYALAHKPKGSVLVVDEAYLHFSDSAGSMVDRVAAGDDVIVLRTFSKLYGMAGIRLGYAVARPELLAKLKFYSVNSLPVTAVAAGLASLRDPALVPQRRALNSAIRNDVVRWLAAQGHACTASESNCFMVDVQRPAKEFMDAMATYGVFVGRSWALWPNRSRITVGTAAEMARFKHAFAQVAAGKRGPLPVPPPPLALHDPLHGFFRNA is encoded by the coding sequence ATGCAGCAACCGTCGCGTTCGCGCCGCACCTTCCTCAAGGAGTCGGCGCTGGTCGCCGCGGCCGGCCTCGGCACGCCATGGCTGGCGCAGGCCGCGTCCGGCGCGGCGCAGGCGGCCAGCGCCGACCTGGCGCCGGTGTTGATCAACGCCAACGAATATCCCGGCGGCCCGTCGCCGGCCGCGCAGCGCGCGATCGCCGCGATCGCGTCCAGCGGCGGCCGCTACCTGGGCGAACTGCAGCTGGAATTGCTGCAGACCCTCGCCGCCCAGCTCGGCGTGGGTATCGATCACCTGATGGCCTACGCCGGTTCCACCGAGCCGCTGGACTACACCATGCTGGCGTTCACTTCGCCCAGCGCGTCGCTGGTCACCGCCGATCCCACCTTCGAGTCCGGCTGGCGCGCCGCCGCGCGCAACGGCGCCAAGGTGATCAAGATCCCGCTGCGCAAGGACGACGCGCACGACGTGCAGGCGATGTGCGCCGCCGACGCCAACGCCGGGGTGCTCTACATCTGCAACCCGAACAATCCCACCGGCTCGGTGGCCGCGCGCAAGGACCTGGACTACGCGCTGGCGCACAAGCCCAAGGGCAGCGTGCTGGTGGTCGACGAGGCGTACCTGCATTTCTCCGACAGCGCCGGCAGCATGGTCGATCGCGTCGCCGCCGGCGACGACGTGATCGTGCTGCGCACTTTCTCCAAGCTCTACGGCATGGCCGGCATCCGCCTGGGTTATGCGGTGGCGCGGCCGGAGCTGCTGGCCAAGCTGAAGTTCTACAGCGTCAACAGCCTGCCGGTGACCGCGGTCGCCGCCGGCCTGGCCAGCCTGCGCGACCCGGCGCTGGTGCCGCAGCGGCGCGCGCTCAACAGCGCCATCCGCAACGACGTGGTGCGCTGGCTCGCCGCGCAGGGACATGCGTGCACCGCCTCGGAAAGCAATTGCTTCATGGTCGACGTGCAGCGCCCGGCCAAGGAATTCATGGACGCGATGGCGACCTATGGCGTGTTCGTCGGCCGCAGCTGGGCGCTGTGGCCGAACCGTTCGCGCATCACCGTCGGCACCGCGGCGGAGATGGCGCGGTTCAAGCACGCGTTCGCGCAGGTGGCGGCCGGCAAGCGCGGGCCGCTGCCGGTACCGCCGCCGCCGCTGGCGCTGCACGATCCGCTGCATGGATTCTTCCGCAACGCCTAG
- a CDS encoding TonB-dependent receptor plug domain-containing protein: protein MSKRLQSDRLAQSVCTALCTARHGHALATLTLLLAGAPALPALAEEPAGEAKTLDAITVISTGTRKANMAVTDSPAPIQLVSAEMLKQSAAPDLINAIANQVPSYNANQTGNDMASQTLTASLRNLSPNHTLVLVNGKRRHITSNVNTTTGAASADLSFIPAAAIDHVEVLTDGAAALYGSDAIAGVINIILKKNHEGGEVDAGYAGYKDGGGGTDAWGANIGFGSDAAYFSLSAEVENRKTVYRLGSYSYADCVANYADCSAVNPSMAEFLADDVEGMTLNGRFPNVNAWLNPPEVHRKALFFNSGAVLSDTLEFYAFGSYGKKTAQSEENYRRPSQDGGYVDPVSGEVSHKYPLGFNPSEASDEVDYELTAGLKGVLADWSWDFSSSYGKNEMDVYTLNSMNFSLWQDYGSSPEDFYDGSFWASQWTTNLNATHDFDVGLSQPLTFNAGIEYRRDQYGIDPGDPASYYGAGASSFPGYNPLFNTGSYSRHSYAAYADVVFNPTEKWLLDVAGRYENYSDFGSKVVGKLTTRFDLTDSFAVRGTASTGFRAPTLQEGYYSAVQVGPTSATPTLQPNSAAAAALGFGSLKPETSTNYSLGFVFRPMQNFDSTLDFYRITISDRIGVGTFEYSKAGQPGDTNGDGTPDAAYNAALGQALVDFGYLGGIDPAAPGGSLDATARQNISVAIFNNALKTRSSGVDWVTNYITEFDWGSIDWMLAANYNKTEVLSAKPAPEVLGGATMYSAATLINLENNAPKYRVNLGATFNVGKFSLRVTEAVYGPQYQLVAPYDEWNGDIFPDSVLSQLDVVDVNGAPYYKQKIGTMALTNVELTFRPTEQLTVSVGGDNVFNTYPDKIPSAAYDYLEKNYLSYYNSPYLTGSPIGYFGARYYAKLTYRF from the coding sequence ATGAGCAAGCGTTTGCAATCCGATCGTCTGGCGCAATCGGTGTGCACGGCACTGTGCACTGCGCGTCACGGCCACGCGCTGGCCACGCTGACGCTGCTGTTGGCCGGCGCGCCGGCGCTGCCGGCGCTGGCGGAGGAGCCGGCCGGCGAGGCCAAGACACTGGACGCGATCACCGTCATCTCCACCGGCACGCGCAAGGCCAACATGGCGGTGACCGACAGCCCGGCGCCGATCCAACTGGTGAGCGCGGAGATGCTCAAGCAGTCGGCCGCGCCGGACCTGATCAACGCCATCGCCAACCAGGTGCCGTCCTACAACGCCAACCAGACCGGCAACGACATGGCGAGCCAGACCCTGACCGCCAGCCTGCGCAATCTCTCGCCCAACCACACCCTGGTGCTGGTCAACGGCAAGCGCCGCCACATCACCTCCAACGTCAACACCACCACCGGCGCGGCCTCGGCCGACCTGTCGTTCATTCCGGCAGCCGCGATCGATCACGTCGAAGTGCTGACCGACGGCGCCGCGGCGCTGTACGGTTCGGACGCGATCGCCGGCGTCATCAACATCATCCTCAAGAAGAACCACGAGGGCGGCGAGGTGGACGCCGGCTATGCGGGCTACAAGGACGGCGGTGGCGGCACCGATGCGTGGGGTGCCAACATCGGTTTCGGCAGCGACGCAGCGTATTTCAGCCTCAGCGCCGAGGTCGAGAACCGCAAGACCGTGTACCGGCTCGGTTCGTACAGCTACGCCGACTGCGTGGCCAACTATGCCGACTGTTCGGCGGTCAATCCGAGCATGGCCGAGTTCCTGGCCGACGACGTGGAGGGCATGACCCTCAACGGGCGCTTCCCCAACGTCAACGCCTGGCTCAATCCGCCGGAAGTGCATCGCAAGGCGCTGTTCTTCAACTCCGGCGCGGTGCTGAGCGACACCCTGGAGTTCTACGCCTTCGGCAGCTACGGCAAGAAGACCGCGCAGTCGGAGGAGAACTACCGCCGTCCCAGCCAGGACGGCGGCTACGTCGATCCGGTGAGCGGCGAAGTCAGCCACAAGTATCCGCTGGGCTTCAATCCGTCCGAGGCCTCCGACGAGGTCGACTACGAGTTGACCGCCGGGCTGAAGGGCGTACTGGCCGATTGGTCCTGGGATTTCTCCAGCAGCTACGGTAAGAACGAGATGGACGTGTACACGCTGAACTCGATGAATTTCAGCCTGTGGCAGGACTACGGCTCTTCGCCCGAGGATTTCTACGACGGCTCGTTCTGGGCCAGCCAGTGGACCACCAACCTCAACGCCACGCACGACTTCGACGTCGGCCTGTCGCAGCCGCTGACCTTCAACGCCGGCATCGAATACCGCCGCGACCAGTACGGCATCGATCCGGGCGATCCGGCCTCGTACTACGGCGCCGGCGCGTCCTCCTTCCCCGGCTACAACCCGCTGTTCAACACCGGTTCCTACAGCCGCCACAGCTACGCCGCCTACGCCGACGTGGTGTTCAACCCGACCGAGAAGTGGCTGCTCGACGTGGCCGGGCGCTACGAGAACTACAGCGACTTCGGCAGCAAGGTGGTCGGCAAGCTGACCACCCGCTTCGACCTCACCGACAGCTTCGCGGTGCGCGGCACCGCCAGCACCGGCTTCCGCGCGCCGACCCTGCAGGAAGGCTACTACTCGGCGGTGCAGGTCGGCCCGACCAGCGCCACCCCGACCCTGCAGCCCAACAGCGCGGCCGCCGCGGCGCTGGGCTTCGGCAGCCTGAAGCCGGAGACCAGCACCAACTACAGCCTCGGCTTCGTGTTCCGGCCGATGCAGAACTTCGACAGCACGCTCGACTTCTACCGCATCACCATCTCCGACCGCATCGGCGTGGGCACCTTCGAGTATTCCAAGGCCGGCCAGCCGGGCGACACCAATGGCGACGGCACGCCCGATGCCGCCTACAACGCCGCGCTGGGCCAGGCGCTGGTCGACTTCGGCTACCTCGGCGGCATCGATCCAGCCGCGCCGGGCGGCTCGCTCGACGCCACCGCGCGGCAGAACATCTCGGTGGCGATCTTCAACAACGCGCTCAAGACCCGTAGCAGCGGCGTGGACTGGGTGACCAACTACATCACCGAGTTCGACTGGGGCTCGATCGACTGGATGCTGGCGGCCAACTACAACAAGACCGAGGTGCTCAGCGCCAAGCCGGCGCCGGAGGTGCTCGGCGGCGCCACCATGTACAGCGCGGCGACGCTGATCAACCTGGAGAACAACGCGCCCAAGTACCGGGTCAACCTGGGCGCCACCTTCAACGTCGGCAAGTTCAGCCTGCGCGTGACCGAGGCGGTATACGGGCCGCAGTACCAGCTGGTGGCGCCCTACGACGAGTGGAATGGCGACATCTTCCCCGACAGCGTGCTGAGCCAGCTCGACGTGGTCGACGTCAACGGCGCGCCGTACTACAAGCAGAAGATCGGCACGATGGCGCTGACCAATGTCGAACTGACGTTCCGGCCCACCGAACAGCTGACCGTCAGCGTCGGCGGCGACAACGTGTTCAACACCTATCCCGACAAGATCCCGTCGGCGGCATACGACTATCTCGAGAAGAACTACCTCAGCTACTACAACTCGCCGTACCTGACCGGCAGCCCGATCGGCTATTTCGGCGCGCGCTACTACGCCAAGCTGACTTACCGCTTCTGA
- a CDS encoding RidA family protein — MRHCFVSRSFRAGLCAALWLPALAGAAEIVRHKIPNSDFPISAAVEIPAGKTTVYLSGAVPRPIDPDAPKDSPAVYGDTKAQTVSVLAQIKAQLEGMGLGMRDVVKMQAFLVGDPALGGKMDFAGFMDGYRQFFGTPEQPNLPSRSAFQIAALGNPLYRIEIEVVAVRP, encoded by the coding sequence ATGCGCCATTGCTTCGTTTCCCGCTCGTTCCGTGCCGGCCTGTGCGCCGCGCTGTGGCTGCCCGCCCTGGCCGGCGCCGCCGAGATCGTGCGCCACAAGATTCCCAACAGCGACTTCCCGATTTCCGCGGCGGTGGAGATCCCGGCCGGCAAGACCACGGTCTATCTCAGCGGCGCGGTGCCGCGGCCGATCGACCCGGACGCGCCGAAGGATTCGCCCGCCGTCTACGGCGACACCAAGGCGCAGACCGTCAGCGTGCTGGCGCAGATCAAGGCACAGCTGGAAGGCATGGGCCTGGGCATGCGCGACGTGGTCAAGATGCAGGCGTTCCTGGTCGGCGACCCGGCATTGGGCGGGAAGATGGATTTCGCCGGGTTCATGGACGGCTACCGGCAGTTCTTCGGCACGCCCGAGCAACCCAACCTGCCGTCGCGCTCGGCGTTCCAGATCGCTGCACTGGGCAATCCGCTGTATCGCATCGAGATCGAAGTGGTCGCGGTGCGTCCGTAG